The following coding sequences lie in one Sorghum bicolor cultivar BTx623 chromosome 6, Sorghum_bicolor_NCBIv3, whole genome shotgun sequence genomic window:
- the LOC8085778 gene encoding uncharacterized protein LOC8085778, whose product MAQIDRARATRKRRAENGDNDGVHDYYCYKFQMRPGIFNPILYGRCLFQQFAVDTYIKIESSRLDYMRNNQDTLRADLYQGLVDSMHSGEGSAENVRDHYLDNQWVVPYNPCFLRTFNCHINVEACGSIKSVKYLFKYIYKGHDRASVVMRETDKEDGKGNIDEIKQYRDARWVTPPEALWRIYGFDLSKNHPPVQQLQLHLPDMHMVAFHKRDKVEKIVNRPGVEESMLTTYFYANRHDEEARKILYRDFPEYYTWQCVGKFWQKRKNSVFQIGRVISAHPAEGERYFLRVLLNNVAGATSYEHLRTVDGVLLPSFREAAERRGLIEEDNTLDECLIEATLFEMPTSLRRLFATILVFCEPHDVMGLWIKHYDAMSEDYSRNNPSPDLVQQMVLIDIRNMLQSMGKDIRSFPLPDIDHSYDDASHIPREIFEEASVVQNPEDVLLCDSLNAEQKSAYNEIMTAVYSKHGGLFFVDGPGGTGKTFLYRALLAKLRSQDKLVVATATFGVAAAIMPGGRTAHSCFKIPLTLQEGGCCSFTKQSGTAKLLQQAALIIWDEASMTKRQNVEALDNSLRDIMGRSHLPFGGKTVVLGGDFRQVLPVVRKGSRAQIVGASLRRSYLWKSMRHLKLVRNMRAQSDPWFADYLLRIGGGTEEVNGDGNVRILDEICIPYSGDAEKDLHSLIDIIFPNLNANMADKDYITTRAILSTRNDWVDMINMKMIDMFQGGETVYHSFDSAIDDPHNYYPSEFLNSLTPNGLPPHVLKLKLGCPVILLRNIDPANGLCNGTRLVVRGF is encoded by the exons ATGGCTCAAATTGATCGAGCTCGAGCAACCCGTAAAAGGCGTGCTGAGAATGGTGACAACGATGGAG TACATGACTACTATTGCTACAAGTTTCAAATGCGGCCAGGGATATTTAATCCAATACTCTATGGCCGATGCCTTTTCCAGCAGTTTGCCGTCGACACCTACATTAAGATTGAGAGCTCACGTTTAGACTACATGAGGAACAATCAGGATACATTGAGGGCTGACCTATACCAAGGCCTCGTGGATAGCATGCATTCAGGTGAAGGGTCTGCTGAGAAT GTTCGAGACCATTACCTGGACAATCAATGGGTCGTGCCTTACAATCCTTGCTTTCTTCGTACCTTCAACTGCCATATAAATGTTGAGGCTTGTGGGAGCATTAAATCAGTAAAGTATCTGTTCAAGTACATATACAAGGGACATGATAGGGCATCAGTTGTGATGAGAGAGACAGACAAAGAGGACGGGAAAGGAAACATTGATGAGATCAAACAGTATAGAGACGCCCGTTGGGTGACGCCTCCAGAAGCGCTATGGAGGATATATGGCTTTGACTTGAGCAAGAACCATCCGCCAGTACAGCAGCTGCAGCTTCATCTACccgacatgcacatggtggcatTTCATAAACGGGACAAGGTCGAAAAGATCGTTAATAGACCAGGTGTAGAAGAGTCAATGCTGACAACATACTTCTATGCAAATAGGCATGATGAGGAAGCTCGCAAAATCTTATATCGGGACTTCCCAGAGTATTATACCTGGCAGTGTGTTGGTAAATTCTGGCAGAAAAGGAAAAACTCTGTTTTCCAAATTGGTAGAGTCATCTCAGCTCATCCTGCCGAGGGTGAACGCTACTTTCTTCGTGTTCTCTTGAACAATGTTGCTGGTGCTACCTCATATGAACACCTCAGAACAGTTGATGGGGTGCTACTACCTTCGTTTCGTGAAGCTGCAGAAAGGAGGGGTCTAATCGAAGAGGATAATACCCTAGATGAATGTCTAATAGAAGCTACTTTGTTCGAGATGCCTACCTCTCTACGAAGACTATTtgcaacaatattggtattctgcGAACCGCATGATGTGATGGGGTTGTGGATAAAACACTACGATGCAATGTCAGAGGACTATAGCCGCAATAATCCATCCCCGGATCTCGTACAACAGATGGTTTTGATAGACATTAGAAACATGTTGCAGTCTATGGGTAAGGACATAAGGTCATTTCCTCTTCCAGATATTGATCACTCATATGATGATGCCAGCCATATACCACGTGAGATATTTGAGGAAGCTAGCGTTGTGCAGAATCCTGAAGATGTGCTATTGTGTGACTCACTCAATGCCGAGCAAAAGTCTGCCTACAATGAGATAATGACAGCTGTCTATAGCAAACATGGCGGGCTATTCTTTGTGGATGGACCTGGTGGGACAGGAAAGACATTTTTGTATAGGGCACTTCTCGCAAAACTACGTAGCCAGGATAAGCTTGTCGTGGCCACAGCTACATTTGGAGTCGCAGCGGCCATAATGCCAGGCGGGAGGACGGCCCACTCGTGTTTCAAGATACCCCTAACTCTTCAAGAAGGTGGTTGTTGTAGCTTCACGAAACAGAGTGGTACAGCCAAGTTGCTGCAGCAAGCAGCTCTCATAATTTGGGACGAGGCATCTATGACAAAGAGGCAAAATGTGGAAGCACTAGACAATAGCCTACGTGATATAATGGGTCGGTCACACCTACCCTTTGGTGGGAAGACTGTTGTCCTTGGTGGGGATTTCAGACAGGTACTCCCTGTTGTGCGGAAAGGATCTAGGGCTCAAATAGTCGGTGCTTCTCTACGACGGTCATATCTTTGGAAATCCATGCGCCACCTAAAGCTTGTTCGCAACATGAGGGCTCAAAGTGATCCGTGGTTTGCAGATTATTTGTTGCGCATTGGTGGTGGAACGGAAGAGGTTAACGGAGATGGCAATGTTCGTATTCTAGATGAGATCTGTATCCCGTACTCTGGTGATGCTGAGAAAGATCTACATAGTTTGATTGACATCATCTTCCCAAATCTGAATGCAAACATGGCAGACAAAGACTACATCACCACCAGAGCAATTTTATCTACACGTAATGATTGGGTGGACATGATTAATATGAAAATGATTGATATGTTCCAAGGTGGTGAGACGGTGTATCACAGTTTTGACTCCGCGATAGATGATCCACATAACTACTATCCATCGGAGTTCCTTAACAGCCTGACCCCTAACGGGCTGCCACCACATGTCTTGAAGCTGAAGCTCGGGTGTCCTGTTATATTGCTTAGGAATATTGACCCCGCCAATGGGCTATGTAATGGTACAAGGTTGGTGGTGCGGGGGTTCTGA